The DNA sequence AATGCGGTCACGCCATCGGTTGAAGCGTATCAGCAGCAAATTCAGCGCCTAAAAGCCGACCTACAGACAGAGCGATCGCGGCGACAAGCGGTAGAGCAAGACGCCCTGCTTTGGAAACAGAAATTTGCGAAGGCTGTGAACTATTTGCGACGACATATATAAGGTGCGCGTATAGGACATATATAAGTTGTGGAATGGGCGATCGCTCCCTATTGCTTAAAGGAACGTCAAGACTTAGCCAGAATCCCAGAACAATCTGCTACTGTGAACTACGGATTTATGCATATTTCGTACTATCACAGGAGATGTCTATGACTCGTGCCGTCATGGAAACTGAAAAGGGAACCATTCATCTACAACTCTTTGATCAGGATGCGCCCGGAACCGTTGAGAACTTCGTGAAACTCTCCAAGTCAGGGTTTTATGACGGTTTAACCTTTCACCGCGTTATTGATAACTTTATGATTCAGGGCGGATGTCCCCACGGCACAGGCACAGGAGGCCCTGGGTACAAAATCAAGTGCGAAACCGCTGGAAACCCTAACAAGCACTTGGCAGGCTCTCTTTCAATGGCGCACGCTGGCCCCAATACGGGGGGTAGCCAGTTCTTTATTTGCCATTCGCCCCAACCCCACCTGGATGGAGTCCACACTGTGTTTGGCAAAACTGAGGATATGGACGTCGTAAACGCGAT is a window from the Synechococcales cyanobacterium T60_A2020_003 genome containing:
- a CDS encoding peptidylprolyl isomerase, yielding MTRAVMETEKGTIHLQLFDQDAPGTVENFVKLSKSGFYDGLTFHRVIDNFMIQGGCPHGTGTGGPGYKIKCETAGNPNKHLAGSLSMAHAGPNTGGSQFFICHSPQPHLDGVHTVFGKTEDMDVVNAIRKGDKILSIQIEEDA